In Micrococcus luteus NCTC 2665, a single window of DNA contains:
- a CDS encoding cation diffusion facilitator family transporter, which yields MTRQDTRETGPSGRRFGATELPPEIERVVQQAKRLEWVTLGVLVVTIVLVAIVMGSSQAMRAAWIEDLLSLIPPIAFLVALRVARMAPTRARPYGSHRSVGVGHLVAAVALSVMGVVLVGDSILGLVTAEHPPIGTFDLFGHTVWQGWFMMAVMALSVPGPMILGHKKLKLAEQLHDRVLYADADMNKADWQTGVATIVGVAGIGLGWWWADSAAAIFVGVSIVHDGWKNLKEAVTNLADRPAATIDGARPHPLIDRAERVAWAEPWVRHAGARVRDEGHVFHVEMFVVPHEGADVTVGRCCALRDAIAALDWKLQDVVVAPVDELPAEVHGGRSGEHQTGEE from the coding sequence ATGACGCGGCAGGACACCCGGGAGACGGGGCCGAGCGGGCGCCGCTTCGGCGCCACGGAGCTGCCCCCGGAGATCGAGCGCGTGGTCCAGCAGGCCAAGCGGCTCGAATGGGTGACGCTGGGGGTGCTCGTGGTCACGATCGTCCTCGTGGCGATCGTGATGGGCTCCTCGCAGGCCATGCGGGCCGCGTGGATCGAGGACCTGCTCTCCCTGATCCCGCCGATCGCGTTCCTCGTCGCCCTGCGCGTGGCCCGCATGGCCCCGACGCGGGCCCGGCCCTACGGCTCTCACCGGTCCGTCGGGGTGGGGCACCTCGTGGCCGCCGTCGCCCTGTCCGTGATGGGCGTGGTCCTCGTCGGCGACTCCATCCTGGGCCTGGTGACGGCGGAGCACCCGCCCATCGGCACGTTCGACCTGTTCGGGCACACCGTGTGGCAGGGCTGGTTCATGATGGCGGTAATGGCCCTGTCCGTGCCCGGGCCCATGATCCTCGGCCACAAGAAGCTCAAGCTGGCCGAGCAGCTCCACGACCGCGTGCTGTACGCGGACGCGGACATGAACAAGGCGGACTGGCAGACGGGCGTGGCCACCATCGTCGGCGTGGCCGGCATCGGCCTGGGCTGGTGGTGGGCGGACTCCGCTGCGGCGATCTTCGTGGGCGTGAGCATCGTGCATGACGGCTGGAAGAACCTCAAGGAGGCCGTCACGAACCTGGCAGACCGCCCCGCCGCCACGATCGACGGCGCCCGGCCGCACCCGCTCATCGACCGTGCCGAGCGGGTCGCCTGGGCGGAGCCGTGGGTGCGCCATGCGGGCGCCCGCGTCCGGGATGAGGGCCACGTGTTCCACGTGGAGATGTTCGTGGTGCCGCACGAGGGGGCGGACGTGACGGTGGGCCGCTGCTGCGCGCTGCGGGACGCGATCGCCGCCCTGGACTGGAAGCTGCAGGACGTCGTCGTCGCCCCGGTGGACGAGCTGCCTGCCGAGGTGCACGGCGGCCGGTCCGGGGAGCATCAGACGGGCGAGGAGTAG
- the tsaB gene encoding tRNA (adenosine(37)-N6)-threonylcarbamoyltransferase complex dimerization subunit type 1 TsaB — MALLLAIDSSAAASVAVLRDGEELARWATDDTHAHAEVLAPAVQAVLGEAGVIGTALDALAVGVGPGPFTGLRAGLATAAALGLAWDVPVHGVRSLDALAHEAGVDAFRHGIEEFVVATDARRREVYWAHYAQVGGQPTLLHGPFVSPADEVTPLPVYGAGAGLYPEALRAVPDWETATPSAVGVGQVAELALRRGRGLVPAEPLYLRESDAKVPGPRKRAGA; from the coding sequence ATGGCCCTGCTCCTCGCGATCGACTCCTCCGCCGCCGCCTCCGTCGCCGTCCTGCGGGACGGTGAGGAGCTCGCGCGCTGGGCCACGGACGACACCCACGCCCACGCCGAGGTGCTCGCCCCCGCGGTGCAGGCCGTGCTCGGCGAGGCCGGCGTCATCGGCACCGCGCTGGACGCGCTCGCGGTCGGCGTCGGCCCCGGGCCCTTCACGGGACTGCGCGCGGGCCTGGCGACGGCGGCCGCCCTCGGCCTGGCGTGGGACGTGCCCGTGCACGGGGTCCGCAGCCTCGACGCGCTCGCCCACGAGGCCGGCGTCGACGCCTTCCGCCACGGGATCGAGGAGTTCGTGGTCGCCACGGACGCCCGCCGCCGCGAGGTGTACTGGGCCCACTACGCGCAGGTCGGCGGGCAGCCGACCCTGCTGCACGGTCCCTTCGTCTCGCCCGCGGACGAGGTCACCCCGCTGCCCGTCTACGGCGCGGGGGCCGGGCTCTACCCGGAGGCGCTGCGCGCGGTGCCGGACTGGGAGACGGCCACGCCGTCCGCCGTCGGGGTGGGGCAGGTGGCCGAGCTCGCCCTGCGGCGCGGCCGCGGCCTCGTGCCCGCCGAGCCGCTCTACCTGCGCGAATCCGACGCCAAGGTCCCCGGCCCCCGCAAGCGGGCGGGCGCGTGA
- a CDS encoding GNAT family N-acetyltransferase yields the protein MSPAEQAPAGDGRPAEDGHGLPPGYLLRPMTVWDVPEVLAHEATLFPLDAWPAHFYEEELAQTGPAGGRDAHGRPPTRDYRVVVRDAAAPGSADDDGPAPGAIVGYGGIMVVGDVADVQTVGTVAAAQGRGIGAAQLRWMAAEATARGASALMLEVRASNAVARRLYARHGFEELHVRRRYYPGGEDAVIMRKAL from the coding sequence GTGAGCCCGGCCGAGCAGGCCCCGGCCGGCGACGGGCGCCCCGCCGAGGACGGGCACGGGCTGCCGCCCGGGTACCTGCTGCGCCCCATGACCGTGTGGGACGTCCCCGAGGTGCTCGCCCACGAGGCCACGCTCTTCCCGCTCGACGCCTGGCCCGCGCACTTCTACGAGGAGGAGCTCGCCCAGACCGGCCCCGCCGGCGGGCGGGACGCGCACGGCCGCCCGCCCACCCGGGACTACCGCGTGGTCGTCCGCGACGCGGCCGCGCCCGGCTCCGCGGACGACGACGGCCCCGCCCCCGGCGCGATCGTCGGCTACGGCGGGATCATGGTGGTCGGCGACGTCGCCGACGTGCAGACCGTGGGCACGGTCGCGGCGGCGCAGGGGCGGGGGATCGGGGCGGCCCAGCTGCGCTGGATGGCCGCGGAGGCCACGGCGCGCGGTGCGAGCGCCCTCATGCTCGAGGTCCGGGCCTCCAACGCCGTCGCCCGGCGACTCTACGCGCGCCACGGATTCGAGGAGCTGCACGTGCGTCGCCGCTACTACCCGGGCGGCGAGGACGCCGTGATCATGCGCAAGGCCCTGTGA
- a CDS encoding glutamate--cysteine ligase, with protein sequence MTLPFADSAQSTLGIEWELALVDAVSGELRSEAPDLLRALHVAEGLADDDVNPHMTSELLQNTVELVTGVHERVDAATADLGRIAARVADAAAARGISLFCQGTHPFADAIAQPSTPSERYDRMLDLTQYWGRQLLIFGVHVHVGLDDVSKAMPVVNGLVNRVPHLLALSASSPFWAGTDTGYQSQRTLLFQQLPTAGLPFQFQEWEDFERCVAQMEQVGMIADVTECRWDVRAVPRLGTVEMRACDGLATLEEIAAVTAYTQCLVDDLSASLERGETVEVLPPWHAQENKWRAARYGMDATVIVDARGTQVPLAEHLPAEIERLTPVAERLGCEAELAGVQAMIDDGGAARQRRVEAQALAGPPAEGEDADDAVAPLRAVVLDAAARTRASLDGRTG encoded by the coding sequence ATGACTCTGCCCTTCGCCGACTCCGCGCAGTCCACTCTCGGAATCGAGTGGGAGCTCGCGCTCGTGGACGCCGTGTCCGGCGAGCTGCGCTCCGAGGCCCCAGACCTGCTGCGCGCCCTGCATGTGGCCGAGGGCCTGGCCGACGACGACGTGAACCCGCACATGACCAGCGAGCTCCTGCAGAACACGGTGGAGCTCGTCACGGGCGTGCACGAGCGCGTCGACGCCGCGACGGCGGACCTCGGCCGGATCGCCGCGCGCGTGGCCGACGCCGCGGCGGCGCGGGGCATCTCCCTGTTCTGCCAGGGCACGCACCCGTTCGCGGACGCGATCGCGCAGCCCTCGACACCCAGTGAGCGCTACGACCGCATGCTGGATCTCACCCAGTACTGGGGTCGGCAGCTGCTGATCTTCGGCGTGCACGTGCACGTGGGCCTGGACGACGTCTCCAAGGCCATGCCGGTGGTGAACGGCCTGGTCAACCGCGTGCCGCACCTGCTCGCACTCTCGGCCTCCTCCCCCTTCTGGGCGGGCACGGACACGGGCTACCAGTCCCAGCGCACCCTCCTGTTCCAGCAGCTGCCCACGGCCGGCCTGCCGTTCCAGTTCCAGGAGTGGGAGGACTTCGAGCGCTGCGTGGCCCAGATGGAGCAGGTGGGCATGATCGCGGACGTCACCGAGTGCCGCTGGGACGTGCGGGCCGTGCCCCGCCTGGGCACGGTGGAGATGCGCGCGTGTGACGGCCTGGCCACGCTCGAGGAGATCGCCGCCGTGACCGCCTACACGCAGTGCCTCGTGGACGATCTGTCCGCGAGCCTGGAGCGCGGTGAGACGGTCGAGGTCCTGCCGCCGTGGCACGCGCAGGAGAACAAGTGGCGCGCCGCCCGGTACGGCATGGACGCCACCGTGATCGTGGACGCCCGGGGCACCCAGGTTCCGCTGGCGGAGCACCTGCCGGCGGAGATCGAGCGACTGACCCCGGTCGCCGAGCGGCTGGGCTGCGAGGCAGAGCTCGCCGGCGTCCAGGCGATGATCGACGACGGCGGCGCCGCGCGTCAGCGTCGCGTGGAGGCACAGGCCCTGGCCGGCCCGCCGGCCGAGGGCGAGGACGCGGACGACGCGGTGGCCCCGTTGCGCGCGGTCGTGCTGGACGCCGCCGCCCGCACCCGCGCGTCGCTGGACGGCCGCACCGGCTGA
- the alr gene encoding alanine racemase translates to MSRADVNPADTERAVRIDLAAVRHNVGVLRERIRRPDGSRPLLTAVVKADAYGHGAVAVARAAAAAGADRLGVAHVREALALRAAGVPLPVLAWLHTGATDFAAAVEAEVTLGVSGWDLDAAADAVRGLRARGGAGPEARAVLHLKADTGLGRHGCTPERWPAFVARAAELEAAGLVRVEGVFSHLGVADEPDRAAETTAQLLRFERMAAEAAETLGHPLLRHLANTPATLARPDTHLDMVRVGLGLYGLSPFAEVTAAELGLRPAMSLVTVLANVKAVPAGQGVSYGFRHVTAEPTTLGLVPVGYADGVPRVVEGTRVHVGGRTVPVVGRIAMDQFVVDLGPDAADAPGDAVELFGPASGIPVEEWAAAAGTINYELVTRIGGRVDRQHVDPTPTQEARP, encoded by the coding sequence ATGAGCCGCGCCGACGTCAACCCGGCGGACACCGAGCGCGCCGTACGCATCGACCTGGCGGCCGTCCGGCACAACGTGGGCGTGCTGCGGGAGCGGATCCGGCGCCCCGACGGCAGCCGGCCGCTGCTGACCGCCGTCGTCAAGGCTGACGCCTACGGCCACGGCGCGGTGGCCGTCGCCCGCGCCGCCGCGGCCGCCGGCGCGGACCGGCTCGGGGTGGCCCATGTGCGCGAGGCCCTGGCCCTGCGCGCGGCGGGGGTGCCCCTGCCCGTGCTCGCGTGGCTGCACACCGGGGCCACGGACTTCGCCGCCGCGGTGGAGGCGGAGGTGACCCTCGGCGTCTCGGGCTGGGACCTCGACGCCGCCGCCGACGCCGTCCGCGGGCTGCGGGCCCGCGGCGGGGCCGGACCCGAGGCCCGCGCCGTCCTGCACCTGAAGGCGGACACCGGCCTGGGCCGCCACGGCTGCACGCCCGAGCGGTGGCCCGCGTTCGTCGCGCGTGCCGCCGAGCTCGAGGCCGCGGGCCTCGTGCGGGTGGAGGGCGTGTTCTCCCACCTCGGCGTGGCGGACGAGCCGGACCGGGCCGCCGAGACCACGGCGCAGCTGCTGCGGTTCGAACGGATGGCCGCCGAGGCCGCCGAGACGCTCGGCCACCCGCTGCTGCGGCACCTGGCCAACACGCCCGCCACCCTCGCCCGGCCGGACACGCACCTGGACATGGTGCGCGTCGGCCTGGGCCTGTACGGGCTCTCCCCGTTCGCGGAGGTCACCGCCGCCGAGCTCGGGCTGCGCCCGGCCATGTCCCTCGTCACCGTCCTGGCCAACGTCAAGGCCGTCCCCGCCGGGCAGGGCGTGTCCTACGGGTTCCGCCACGTCACGGCGGAGCCCACCACCCTCGGGCTCGTGCCCGTCGGCTACGCCGACGGCGTCCCGCGCGTCGTCGAGGGCACGCGCGTCCACGTCGGCGGCCGGACCGTCCCCGTGGTGGGCCGCATCGCGATGGACCAGTTCGTGGTGGACCTCGGCCCGGACGCCGCGGACGCGCCCGGCGACGCCGTCGAGCTGTTCGGACCGGCCTCCGGCATTCCGGTGGAGGAGTGGGCCGCGGCCGCCGGGACGATCAACTACGAGCTGGTGACCCGCATCGGAGGCCGCGTGGACCGGCAGCACGTGGACCCCACGCCGACCCAGGAGGCCCGCCCATGA
- the tsaE gene encoding tRNA (adenosine(37)-N6)-threonylcarbamoyltransferase complex ATPase subunit type 1 TsaE: MSDHAIPAPGPTLPEPVLTATVPLEGADGTRAFGRALAGVLRAGDVLILTGDLGAGKTTFTQGLASGFGVASGVVSPTFVLSRVHPAPADAPAGTPDLVHVDAYRLRSAGELTDLDLDASVDRSVTVVEWGRGMAESLAGFPEDPDASWLDIEIVRARGGEDGPAASAGEEDGIVTDFSDEDGGQAEELRSAVVTGRGPRWAGVVLP; this comes from the coding sequence ATGAGCGACCACGCGATCCCCGCCCCCGGCCCGACCCTGCCGGAGCCCGTGCTGACGGCGACGGTCCCGCTCGAGGGCGCCGACGGCACCCGGGCGTTCGGCCGCGCCCTCGCCGGGGTGCTCCGCGCCGGCGACGTGCTGATCCTCACGGGCGACCTCGGCGCGGGCAAGACGACCTTCACCCAGGGGCTGGCCAGCGGATTCGGCGTGGCCTCCGGCGTGGTCTCGCCGACGTTCGTCCTCTCCCGCGTCCACCCCGCCCCGGCCGACGCCCCGGCGGGCACCCCGGACCTCGTGCACGTGGACGCGTACCGGCTGCGCTCGGCGGGGGAGCTCACGGACCTCGACCTGGACGCGAGCGTGGACCGCTCCGTGACCGTCGTCGAGTGGGGCCGGGGCATGGCCGAGTCCCTCGCCGGGTTCCCCGAGGACCCGGACGCCTCGTGGCTGGACATCGAGATCGTCCGGGCCCGCGGGGGTGAGGACGGCCCCGCGGCCTCGGCGGGGGAGGAGGACGGCATCGTCACCGACTTCTCCGACGAGGACGGAGGCCAGGCCGAGGAGTTGCGTTCGGCCGTCGTGACCGGCCGCGGCCCGCGCTGGGCCGGCGTCGTGCTTCCGTAG
- a CDS encoding zinc-binding dehydrogenase: MRALTWQGKRNVAVEDVPDPRIQEPTDAIIEVTSTGICGSDLHLYEVLGPFMDAGDVIGHEPMGIVREVGSEVTQVREQGSGAALFGYSRLYGSVPGGQAELLRVPHADYGPVKVPHTGPDEQWLFLSDVVPTAWQGVQYANVPDGGTLAVLGLGPIGQLAARIGVHLGYRVIGVDPVPERRAMAARHGIEVLDADGGEAEVLRERTGGRGPDAVLDAVGMEAHASPVGHAAHTAVGLLPDALGRAAMKTAGVDRLSALHTAIDAVRRGGTVSLSGVYGGMKDPMPMLTLFDKQVTLTMGQCNVRRWVDDLLPLLDDPSDPLGVLDLATHTAPLEDAPALYETFQKKEDGCIKVVLKP; encoded by the coding sequence ATGCGAGCACTCACATGGCAGGGAAAGCGCAACGTCGCCGTCGAGGACGTCCCGGATCCGCGGATCCAGGAGCCGACGGACGCGATCATCGAGGTCACTTCGACCGGCATCTGCGGGTCGGACCTGCATCTGTACGAGGTCCTGGGGCCGTTCATGGACGCGGGGGACGTGATCGGTCACGAGCCGATGGGCATCGTCCGCGAGGTCGGGTCCGAGGTCACCCAGGTGCGGGAGCAGGGCTCCGGCGCCGCCCTCTTCGGCTACTCCCGGCTCTACGGCTCCGTCCCCGGCGGGCAGGCCGAGCTGCTGCGCGTGCCCCACGCGGACTACGGCCCCGTGAAGGTGCCGCACACCGGCCCGGATGAGCAGTGGCTGTTCCTCTCGGACGTCGTCCCCACCGCCTGGCAGGGGGTCCAGTACGCGAACGTCCCCGACGGCGGCACGCTCGCGGTGCTCGGCCTCGGCCCCATCGGCCAGCTGGCGGCGCGCATCGGCGTGCACCTGGGGTACCGGGTGATCGGTGTCGACCCGGTCCCCGAGCGCCGCGCGATGGCGGCCCGGCACGGCATCGAGGTCCTGGACGCCGACGGCGGTGAGGCCGAGGTGCTCCGCGAGCGCACCGGCGGCCGCGGCCCGGACGCGGTCCTGGACGCGGTCGGCATGGAGGCGCACGCCTCCCCGGTCGGGCACGCGGCCCACACCGCCGTGGGCCTGCTGCCCGACGCGCTCGGCCGGGCGGCCATGAAGACCGCCGGCGTCGACCGCCTGAGCGCCCTCCACACCGCGATCGACGCGGTCCGGCGCGGCGGCACGGTGTCGCTCTCCGGGGTCTACGGCGGCATGAAGGACCCGATGCCGATGCTCACCCTGTTCGACAAGCAGGTCACCCTGACGATGGGCCAGTGCAACGTCCGTCGCTGGGTGGACGACCTGCTGCCCCTGCTCGACGACCCGTCCGACCCCCTCGGCGTGCTCGACCTGGCCACGCACACCGCCCCGCTCGAGGACGCGCCCGCGCTCTACGAGACGTTCCAGAAGAAGGAGGACGGCTGCATCAAGGTGGTCCTGAAGCCGTGA
- a CDS encoding NAD-dependent epimerase/dehydratase family protein, producing MRIVVLGATGNVGTAVLHRLQAAAEASSIVGVSRRGPDRAGAPYDGVEWHRLDVAEPTAAGRLRQIVAGADAVVDLVWVIRPNRDRDHLRAVNVAGNERVFRAVAEAGVPHLVYASSVGAYGPGPKGRAVSESHPTTGVPTSHYAAQKAEVESILDRVQAEHPEVLVTRLRPGLIFQSAAGPEIKDYFLGDLIPARLVARLRTPVLPFPRGLRFQALTAQDVADAYWRVIAHRAGGAFNVAAEPVLDAHTMGTVLGARRILELPVGLFRAAAALTYRARLQPTDPGWVDMAAAVPIMDTTALRAATGWSETTDAREAVRLVLDHLDGAEGLGNAGHRSHSPTE from the coding sequence GTGAGGATCGTCGTCCTGGGCGCGACGGGCAACGTCGGCACCGCCGTCCTGCACCGCCTCCAGGCCGCGGCCGAGGCGAGCTCGATCGTGGGCGTGAGCCGGCGCGGCCCGGACCGGGCCGGGGCGCCCTACGACGGCGTCGAGTGGCACCGCCTGGACGTCGCGGAGCCCACGGCGGCGGGGCGGTTGCGCCAGATCGTCGCCGGCGCCGACGCCGTCGTCGACCTGGTGTGGGTGATCCGCCCCAACCGCGACCGCGACCACCTGCGCGCCGTCAACGTGGCCGGCAACGAGCGGGTGTTCCGGGCCGTGGCCGAGGCGGGCGTGCCCCACCTGGTCTACGCGTCCTCGGTGGGCGCGTACGGGCCCGGGCCGAAGGGCCGCGCCGTGTCCGAGTCCCACCCCACCACCGGGGTCCCCACCTCGCACTACGCCGCGCAGAAGGCCGAGGTCGAGTCGATCCTCGACCGCGTGCAGGCCGAGCACCCCGAGGTGCTCGTGACCCGGCTGCGCCCCGGGCTGATCTTCCAGTCCGCCGCCGGGCCCGAGATCAAGGACTACTTCCTGGGCGACCTCATCCCCGCCCGGCTGGTCGCCCGCCTGCGCACTCCGGTGCTGCCGTTCCCCCGGGGCCTGCGATTCCAGGCGCTCACGGCCCAGGACGTGGCGGACGCGTACTGGCGCGTGATCGCCCATCGGGCGGGCGGGGCCTTCAACGTGGCCGCCGAACCCGTGCTGGACGCACACACCATGGGCACCGTCCTCGGGGCGCGCCGCATCCTGGAGCTGCCCGTGGGCCTGTTCCGAGCGGCCGCGGCGCTGACCTACCGGGCACGGCTGCAGCCCACCGACCCGGGGTGGGTGGACATGGCGGCGGCGGTGCCCATCATGGACACCACGGCCCTGCGCGCCGCGACCGGCTGGTCCGAGACCACCGACGCCCGGGAGGCGGTCCGCCTCGTGCTCGACCACCTCGACGGCGCCGAAGGCCTCGGCAACGCCGGGCACCGCTCGCACTCGCCCACGGAATGA
- the tsaD gene encoding tRNA (adenosine(37)-N6)-threonylcarbamoyltransferase complex transferase subunit TsaD, producing MPTATAAPLVLGIESSCDETGVGIVRGTALLAHEVASSVEEHVRFGGVIPEIAARAHLEALVPTIRRALDTADVTLADLDAIAVTSGPGLAGALMVGVAGAKALATALGTPLYGINHLVAHVGVGMLDGVRPAQWDDLPADLGALLVSGGHTEILRVGRISSEVELLGSTIDDAAGEAYDKVARLIGAGYPGGPVIDRLAAEGDPRAFRFPRGLTAGKFVGSAEEPGPHRHDWSFSGLKTAVSRAVEQFEARGLEVPRADIAASFQEAVADVITAKAVRACREHGLTHLMLGGGVAANSRLRALLADRCRSAGIELTVPPVNLCTDNGAMVAALGARLVRDGVAPSDAWFGADPGQPVEVVSV from the coding sequence ATGCCCACCGCCACCGCAGCCCCCCTCGTCCTCGGCATCGAGTCCTCCTGCGACGAGACCGGCGTCGGCATCGTCCGCGGCACCGCCCTGCTGGCCCACGAGGTCGCCTCCTCCGTGGAGGAGCACGTGCGCTTCGGCGGCGTGATCCCGGAGATCGCCGCCCGCGCCCACCTCGAGGCCCTCGTGCCCACGATCCGCCGCGCCCTGGACACCGCCGACGTCACCCTCGCGGACCTCGACGCGATCGCCGTCACCTCCGGCCCGGGTCTGGCGGGCGCGCTCATGGTGGGGGTCGCGGGGGCGAAGGCGCTCGCCACGGCCCTCGGCACGCCCCTTTACGGCATCAACCACCTCGTGGCGCACGTGGGCGTGGGCATGCTGGACGGCGTGCGGCCCGCGCAGTGGGACGACCTGCCCGCGGACCTGGGCGCGCTGCTCGTCTCCGGCGGGCACACCGAGATCCTGCGCGTGGGCCGGATCAGCTCCGAGGTCGAGCTGCTGGGCTCGACCATCGACGACGCGGCCGGCGAGGCGTACGACAAGGTCGCCCGCCTCATCGGGGCGGGCTACCCCGGGGGCCCCGTGATCGACCGGCTCGCCGCCGAGGGCGATCCGAGGGCCTTCCGCTTCCCGCGCGGGCTCACCGCGGGCAAGTTCGTCGGCAGCGCCGAGGAGCCCGGCCCGCATCGGCATGACTGGTCTTTCTCCGGGCTGAAGACCGCCGTCTCCCGGGCCGTGGAGCAGTTCGAGGCACGCGGCCTCGAGGTGCCGCGCGCGGACATCGCCGCCTCCTTCCAGGAGGCCGTCGCGGACGTGATCACCGCCAAGGCCGTCCGCGCCTGCCGCGAGCACGGGCTCACCCACCTGATGCTCGGCGGCGGCGTCGCGGCGAACTCGCGACTGCGCGCCCTGCTCGCCGACCGGTGCCGCTCCGCCGGCATCGAGCTGACCGTCCCGCCCGTGAACCTGTGCACCGACAACGGGGCGATGGTCGCCGCGCTCGGCGCGCGCCTGGTGCGCGACGGCGTCGCCCCCTCCGACGCGTGGTTCGGCGCGGACCCGGGACAGCCGGTCGAGGTCGTCAGCGTCTGA